Proteins from one Caldanaerovirga acetigignens genomic window:
- a CDS encoding TIGR03826 family flagellar region protein, translated as MELRNCPVCGKVFVYVTRNLCPECAAKEEEEFRKVREYLYEVPGATMEEVSEKTGVPPKKILEFLREGRLILKKEHVNMILQCEMCGAPILTGRLCDKCANEMKKKFGVAKVPLQQREDMKGKIHLSRYQDEKSR; from the coding sequence ATGGAGCTCAGGAATTGTCCGGTATGCGGCAAGGTCTTCGTTTATGTCACGAGGAACCTTTGCCCCGAGTGCGCCGCCAAAGAGGAGGAGGAATTCCGAAAGGTAAGGGAATATCTATATGAAGTGCCTGGGGCCACCATGGAAGAGGTTTCCGAAAAGACCGGAGTCCCTCCCAAGAAGATCTTGGAGTTTTTGAGGGAAGGCAGGCTTATTTTAAAGAAAGAACACGTAAATATGATCCTTCAATGCGAGATGTGCGGCGCCCCCATTCTCACTGGTAGGTTGTGTGACAAATGCGCGAACGAAATGAAGAAAAAATTCGGCGTGGCCAAAGTACCTTTGCAGCAAAGGGAGGACATGAAGGGGAAAATCCACCTTTCGCGCTACCAGGACGAAAAATCAAGATAA
- the flgM gene encoding flagellar biosynthesis anti-sigma factor FlgM: MNIERIGLGGIAKVYENFTKGANKKLKDKGESRPEDSVSLSADAVEIKKALEYASKVAEVRQDKVAELKERIQKGTYDVEGRLIAEKIVEDYLKGILI, from the coding sequence ATGAACATCGAAAGGATTGGATTAGGGGGCATAGCTAAGGTATACGAAAACTTTACAAAGGGTGCCAATAAAAAACTGAAAGATAAGGGAGAAAGCCGTCCGGAAGACAGCGTGAGCCTTTCTGCTGATGCCGTTGAGATAAAGAAAGCCTTGGAATACGCGTCGAAGGTGGCTGAAGTAAGGCAGGACAAGGTGGCTGAGCTCAAAGAGAGGATACAAAAAGGCACGTATGATGTCGAAGGAAGGCTCATTGCTGAAAAGATAGTGGAGGATTATCTTAAGGGAATATTGATTTAG
- a CDS encoding flagellar protein FlgN, with amino-acid sequence MKCNGFADELIGNLKKQAKLYGELLLLSEKKTDVLIRGDVKALEEITRVEQEMVLKLGEMEGERVKITETLCGENVTAEKLKDVLPVDKKSELEGIVVKMKDTLLKLQRRNEINEKLIRRALEYINFSIELMTSAVKKPAGYDAGGRTSEDETLNIIDKKA; translated from the coding sequence ATGAAGTGTAACGGCTTTGCTGATGAACTCATAGGTAATTTAAAAAAACAGGCGAAACTCTACGGGGAGCTCCTTTTACTTTCCGAAAAAAAGACCGATGTGCTTATAAGAGGCGATGTTAAGGCATTAGAAGAGATAACCCGGGTTGAACAGGAAATGGTTTTAAAACTCGGGGAAATGGAAGGCGAAAGGGTTAAAATCACAGAGACTCTTTGCGGCGAAAATGTTACGGCCGAAAAGCTGAAAGACGTCCTACCAGTGGATAAAAAAAGCGAGCTTGAAGGCATTGTAGTAAAAATGAAGGATACCCTTTTAAAGCTCCAACGTCGGAATGAAATTAACGAAAAGCTTATCAGGCGGGCTTTAGAATACATTAACTTTTCCATAGAACTAATGACTTCAGCGGTTAAAAAACCTGCGGGCTATGATGCGGGGGGCAGAACTTCCGAAGATGAGACATTGAATATAATTGACAAAAAAGCATAA